In one Cloacibacillus porcorum genomic region, the following are encoded:
- a CDS encoding glutamine synthetase family protein, with protein MQLERYNGHIEEADFLNLLMVDIAGNIRSVSLPHGYISDKVLREGIGFDASNYGYAKVNNSDMVAIPDMSTAFFEIRDDYKMLHVLCDVVSTERETFDQYPRNVIRNAQKFLRDNKIADTAKVLVELEYYVFEEAEYASGIEGAFYRVKSSEGLGEGYNDKPRVGLHGAYHRMPPDDSYMDFRNETVHLMEVLGIPVKYHHHEVAVSQLEIELDFMDMAHAADMVSLAKWIIRQVASEWGLCVTFMPKPLYKMPGNGMHVHQFLEKDGKSIFPGDVLFSLSQEGLSYIAGMLSHSLTGSLLAFACPSTNSYRRLVHGYEAPVSATFAKGSRAAAVRIPGYVKKEETRVEYRTGDASCNLYFFLAAMVLAGADGIIRKMDPVALGYQSQDAKEELTFPLNLNAVLDGVEKDKEYLAPAFPEKLIELWTKAKRAEAEYIYNAPTPQEYELYF; from the coding sequence ATGCAACTGGAACGGTATAACGGACACATAGAAGAAGCAGACTTTCTCAACCTGCTGATGGTAGACATTGCGGGGAATATCCGCAGCGTCTCTCTGCCTCACGGGTATATCTCCGACAAGGTGCTTCGGGAGGGTATCGGCTTCGACGCCTCGAATTACGGCTATGCGAAGGTGAACAACTCGGACATGGTGGCGATCCCGGATATGTCCACCGCCTTCTTTGAGATTCGCGACGATTACAAAATGCTGCATGTGCTCTGCGACGTCGTCTCAACGGAGCGCGAGACCTTTGACCAGTATCCGCGGAACGTCATCCGCAATGCGCAGAAATTCCTGCGCGACAATAAGATCGCCGACACGGCGAAGGTACTTGTCGAACTTGAGTATTATGTCTTTGAGGAGGCGGAGTACGCAAGCGGCATTGAAGGGGCCTTCTACCGCGTGAAGTCCTCCGAAGGGCTTGGCGAGGGCTACAACGACAAGCCGCGCGTCGGACTGCACGGCGCTTACCACCGTATGCCGCCCGACGACAGCTATATGGATTTCCGCAACGAGACGGTGCATCTCATGGAGGTGCTCGGCATCCCCGTGAAGTACCACCATCACGAGGTGGCGGTCTCCCAGCTGGAGATAGAGCTCGACTTTATGGATATGGCGCATGCCGCGGACATGGTTTCACTCGCAAAGTGGATAATCCGCCAGGTCGCCTCAGAGTGGGGGCTGTGCGTCACCTTCATGCCCAAGCCTCTCTACAAGATGCCGGGCAACGGGATGCACGTCCATCAGTTCCTTGAAAAAGATGGAAAGTCGATCTTTCCCGGCGACGTGCTGTTCAGCCTTTCACAGGAGGGACTCTCCTACATCGCGGGCATGCTTTCACACAGCCTAACCGGCAGTCTGCTTGCCTTCGCCTGCCCCAGCACGAACAGCTACCGCCGCCTCGTTCATGGTTACGAAGCGCCGGTCTCCGCTACCTTTGCAAAGGGGTCGCGCGCGGCCGCGGTGCGTATTCCCGGATATGTGAAAAAAGAGGAGACGCGTGTTGAATACCGCACCGGCGACGCCTCGTGCAACCTCTACTTCTTCCTCGCGGCGATGGTGCTCGCGGGCGCGGACGGCATAATCAGAAAGATGGACCCCGTGGCGCTAGGCTACCAGAGCCAGGACGCGAAAGAGGAGCTTACCTTCCCGCTCAATCTCAACGCCGTGCTTGACGGTGTGGAAAAAGACAAAGAATACCTCGCTCCCGCCTTCCCGGAGAAGCTCATCGAACTCTGGACGAAGGCCAAGCGTGCAGAGGCTGAGTACATCTACAACGCTCCGACGCCGCAGGAATATGAGCTCTACTTTTAA
- a CDS encoding M14 family metallopeptidase — MGGKKTELLQFQTEDGRKIELPVALVIGDVEGPDAVVTAGIHGGEYCGVLAAIKLFRELSPADIKGSVKIITVCDTAAFESRSVSFSPLDKNNLNRSFPGKAKGSYNGVLAAKIFDEIKGADYHMDLHCGEVLERSAPFAIYHRGRKGELNDRSHEMAYYYGLPNIMITETEGRWSDKGTCYASVYENIGIPSALFQTGGLGIASADSVNTHTEGIKNVLRRFGTLRGNVQPVGRPQIFENMEMVYAKSRGIHYRRVSVGDMVRRGQMIGLLTDYFGTPTEKVLAPIDGKVLFMSESAAMTEKDFVAAVGVCR; from the coding sequence ATGGGAGGAAAAAAGACAGAGTTACTCCAATTCCAGACAGAGGACGGCAGGAAGATTGAGCTTCCCGTCGCCCTTGTTATCGGCGACGTCGAGGGACCCGACGCGGTAGTCACCGCGGGGATACACGGCGGCGAATACTGCGGCGTGCTGGCGGCGATCAAGCTGTTCCGCGAGCTGTCGCCCGCTGATATCAAGGGCAGCGTAAAGATCATCACCGTCTGCGACACCGCCGCCTTTGAATCACGCAGCGTATCATTTTCACCGTTGGACAAGAACAATCTTAACCGCAGCTTTCCGGGCAAGGCCAAAGGGAGCTATAACGGCGTGCTGGCGGCAAAGATATTCGACGAAATAAAGGGGGCCGACTATCATATGGACCTCCACTGCGGCGAGGTGCTGGAGAGATCCGCGCCGTTCGCGATATATCACCGCGGCAGAAAAGGGGAGCTCAACGACCGTTCACATGAGATGGCCTATTACTACGGGCTGCCGAATATCATGATAACGGAGACGGAGGGTCGCTGGTCCGATAAGGGCACCTGCTACGCGAGCGTCTACGAGAACATCGGCATCCCCTCCGCCCTATTCCAGACCGGCGGCCTGGGGATCGCCTCAGCCGACAGCGTAAACACCCACACCGAGGGGATAAAGAATGTCCTGCGCCGCTTCGGCACCCTGCGCGGCAATGTTCAGCCGGTGGGCAGGCCGCAGATATTTGAAAATATGGAGATGGTGTACGCCAAAAGCCGCGGCATTCACTACCGGAGGGTCAGCGTGGGAGATATGGTCAGGCGCGGCCAGATGATCGGGCTGCTCACCGACTATTTCGGCACACCTACGGAAAAGGTCCTTGCGCCGATCGACGGCAAGGTGCTTTTCATGTCGGAGAGCGCCGCGATGACGGAGAAAGATTTCGTCGCCGCCGTCGGAGTCTGCCGCTAG
- a CDS encoding helix-turn-helix domain-containing protein — MRLGETIKSHRKKSGWTLTELSDLCEISVAQLSKLENNKSNPSIESLQKLAEAFHVPVSALTLTTEVPPPAPVMCGEGYVVRVLARGEENVTARYLVQDQRFRMQPMVLTIPPRMMTEDKRSHVSDEFFYVLKGKVRFVYCPDLIYEMNEGDFLYYDAVVAHHWENPSDEETRLLLCSASAAM; from the coding sequence TTGAGGCTTGGCGAAACGATAAAGAGCCATCGGAAAAAGAGTGGGTGGACACTGACGGAACTCTCCGATCTTTGTGAGATTTCCGTAGCGCAGCTTTCAAAGCTGGAAAACAATAAATCGAACCCCAGTATCGAAAGTCTGCAAAAACTCGCGGAGGCCTTTCATGTACCGGTCTCAGCACTGACCCTGACAACGGAGGTTCCGCCCCCCGCACCAGTTATGTGCGGTGAAGGGTATGTCGTACGTGTGTTGGCACGCGGTGAGGAAAATGTCACTGCCCGTTATCTGGTCCAGGATCAGAGGTTTAGGATGCAGCCGATGGTACTGACCATTCCGCCCAGGATGATGACGGAAGATAAGCGGTCGCACGTTAGCGACGAGTTTTTTTATGTACTGAAGGGGAAGGTCCGTTTCGTGTACTGCCCTGACCTTATATACGAGATGAACGAGGGTGATTTCCTATATTATGACGCCGTTGTGGCGCATCATTGGGAAAATCCAAGCGACGAGGAGACGCGTCTTTTACTTTGCAGCGCCTCGGCGGCGATGTAA
- a CDS encoding methylated-DNA--[protein]-cysteine S-methyltransferase produces the protein MKNFAKCYFDIVGKLTIGEEDGKLTDLHFETSGTYPRGDLNMNETPLLTETGRQLGEYFEGKRKCFELPLAPKGTPFQMRCWEALQKIPYGATVTYGDIARAVGSPKGFRAVGLANNRNPIAIIIPCHRVIGANGKLVGFGGGLDVKSNLLLHEAQYVNRRL, from the coding sequence ATGAAAAATTTCGCCAAGTGTTATTTTGATATTGTGGGGAAGCTGACGATCGGTGAGGAAGACGGAAAGCTGACCGACCTGCATTTTGAGACCAGCGGCACGTATCCCCGCGGAGATTTGAATATGAACGAGACGCCGCTGCTTACGGAGACCGGCCGGCAGCTCGGAGAATACTTTGAAGGCAAACGTAAATGCTTTGAGCTGCCGCTTGCGCCGAAGGGCACGCCCTTCCAGATGCGCTGCTGGGAGGCCTTGCAAAAGATTCCCTACGGCGCCACCGTGACCTACGGCGATATCGCGCGCGCCGTGGGCTCGCCTAAAGGTTTTCGCGCCGTGGGGCTGGCGAACAACAGAAACCCGATCGCGATAATCATTCCCTGCCACCGCGTTATCGGCGCCAACGGCAAACTTGTAGGTTTCGGCGGCGGCCTCGACGTTAAGAGCAATTTGCTGCTGCACGAAGCGCAATACGTAAATCGGCGTTTATAA
- a CDS encoding energy-coupling factor transporter transmembrane component T family protein, translating into MNGLFDCAGGNGFIYRLNPSVKILLAFAAGMAAFAVRSISGALFIASLTVAAAALSGLGRKALSMALLLVKISALLFVIQLLCVQSGETFFSVGPVRVTDEGLRFSLLMAAKLIAASLPLMLALSATKRGDLANSLVQNCRLPYRYAFALTATLKFIPTLAAEMAQVMEAQRARGVDFEVRNPIKKAALIAPLCLPLLLSCVRKIENSAVAAQLRGFELRRRDSGYKSYAIGIKEAAATAVSAVTLSVALLL; encoded by the coding sequence ATGAACGGACTTTTTGACTGCGCGGGCGGCAACGGCTTTATATACCGCCTCAACCCCTCGGTAAAGATACTGCTCGCCTTCGCGGCGGGCATGGCCGCCTTCGCTGTAAGAAGCATCTCCGGCGCCCTGTTCATCGCGTCGCTGACGGTGGCCGCCGCGGCGCTCTCCGGCCTCGGCAGGAAGGCGCTCTCGATGGCGCTGCTGCTCGTGAAGATATCGGCGCTGCTCTTTGTCATTCAGCTGCTCTGCGTACAGAGCGGCGAGACGTTCTTCTCCGTGGGACCGGTAAGAGTGACCGACGAAGGGCTGCGCTTCTCGCTGCTGATGGCGGCGAAGCTGATCGCCGCCTCCCTGCCGCTGATGCTCGCGCTCTCGGCGACGAAACGCGGCGACCTCGCCAACTCCCTCGTGCAGAACTGCCGCCTGCCATACCGCTACGCCTTCGCGCTCACGGCAACGCTGAAATTCATCCCCACCCTCGCCGCGGAGATGGCGCAGGTGATGGAGGCGCAGCGCGCGCGCGGCGTGGACTTCGAGGTGCGCAACCCCATCAAAAAAGCCGCCCTCATCGCGCCGCTCTGCCTGCCGCTCCTGCTCTCCTGCGTCCGCAAGATAGAAAACAGCGCCGTCGCCGCCCAGCTGCGCGGCTTCGAACTGCGCCGCCGCGACAGCGGATATAAGAGCTATGCCATAGGTATAAAAGAGGCCGCGGCCACCGCGGTGAGCGCGGTGACCCTTTCGGTCGCCCTTCTCCTGTAA
- a CDS encoding energy-coupling factor ABC transporter ATP-binding protein has translation MIEFKNVSYGYGEEPLLSGLSFRLAAGSFTAVAGENGAGKSTLCRLAAALLRPTAGEVVSNGLCTSKEKGVAFAAFTGFLFQNPDRQICRATVGEEIMFGLRCINSDGKEARLAAAEIIEEFGFSPEREIFYMSRGERQMLALASVLVRRPKILIADEPTSGLDRRQYEFVAERLKEARRRGATVLMVTHDMKLAEELADDMLIIGGGAVRAHGPAAGLLSDRRLMEDSSLRLTEMRELATLLGGDFANAGSVNEIVETVKDKRKRRVA, from the coding sequence ATGATAGAGTTTAAAAACGTCTCCTACGGCTACGGCGAGGAACCGCTTCTCTCCGGCCTCTCCTTCCGGCTCGCGGCTGGGTCGTTCACCGCCGTAGCGGGAGAAAACGGCGCGGGAAAATCGACGCTCTGCCGTCTCGCCGCCGCGCTGCTGCGTCCCACGGCGGGCGAGGTCGTCAGCAACGGCCTTTGCACCTCCAAAGAAAAGGGGGTGGCCTTCGCCGCCTTCACCGGCTTTCTATTCCAGAACCCCGACCGGCAGATATGCCGCGCCACCGTCGGCGAAGAGATAATGTTCGGCCTGCGCTGTATAAACTCCGACGGCAAAGAGGCGCGGCTCGCGGCGGCGGAGATTATCGAGGAATTCGGCTTCTCCCCCGAGCGGGAGATATTCTATATGAGCCGCGGCGAACGCCAGATGCTCGCGCTGGCCTCGGTGCTCGTGCGCCGCCCGAAGATATTGATCGCCGACGAACCGACCTCGGGGCTTGACCGCCGCCAGTACGAGTTTGTCGCGGAGCGGCTCAAAGAGGCGCGGCGGCGCGGAGCTACGGTGCTGATGGTGACGCACGACATGAAGCTCGCCGAAGAGCTGGCTGACGACATGCTCATCATCGGCGGCGGCGCGGTTAGGGCTCACGGCCCCGCCGCCGGGCTGCTCTCCGACCGGAGGCTCATGGAGGACTCCTCGCTGCGCCTGACGGAGATGCGCGAACTCGCCACCCTGCTCGGCGGAGATTTTGCGAACGCCGGCTCCGTAAACGAAATTGTGGAGACCGTAAAAGACAAAAGAAAAAGGAGGGTGGCATAA
- a CDS encoding energy-coupling factor ABC transporter ATP-binding protein, with the protein MISVENLSFVYEGAERRALDGVSLRIPRGAFAGITGASGSGKSTLLRAIAGIVPHYLRGRFFGAVKVGGLDTLENSPQQIARLAGFVGEDIESQMVCETVEEELLFGLENFAVPRAEIEGRIASALEMLAISHLRGRKISSLSGGQRQKTALAAMLALSPQVLILDNPSAELDPAATENLYSALAALNARGMTVVAADQKVGLLCRFATQMIVMAEGGAALCGTTRQVMNETETLASAGVMLPRRIELGARLRAEGLYDGDMPLDIPRAAAMVRGISQ; encoded by the coding sequence ATGATCTCCGTCGAAAACCTCTCCTTTGTCTACGAGGGCGCGGAGAGGCGGGCGCTTGACGGCGTCTCGCTGCGCATCCCGCGCGGGGCCTTCGCCGGGATCACCGGAGCCAGCGGCTCGGGCAAAAGCACGCTGCTCCGCGCGATAGCGGGGATCGTGCCACACTATCTGCGCGGCAGATTTTTCGGCGCGGTGAAGGTCGGCGGCCTCGACACCCTTGAGAACTCCCCCCAGCAGATCGCGCGGCTCGCCGGTTTTGTCGGCGAGGACATCGAAAGCCAGATGGTCTGCGAGACGGTGGAGGAGGAGCTGCTCTTCGGGCTGGAAAATTTCGCCGTGCCCCGTGCGGAGATAGAGGGGCGCATCGCCTCCGCACTGGAGATGCTCGCCATTTCTCATCTGCGCGGCAGAAAGATATCCTCGCTCTCCGGCGGACAGAGGCAGAAGACGGCGCTCGCCGCGATGCTGGCCCTCTCGCCGCAGGTGCTTATCCTTGACAATCCCTCCGCGGAGCTCGACCCCGCGGCCACGGAAAATCTCTATTCCGCCCTCGCCGCGCTCAACGCGCGCGGCATGACGGTGGTCGCGGCGGACCAGAAAGTCGGTCTGCTCTGCCGCTTCGCCACACAGATGATCGTGATGGCGGAGGGCGGCGCGGCGCTCTGCGGAACGACACGGCAGGTGATGAACGAAACGGAGACGCTCGCCTCGGCCGGGGTCATGCTTCCGCGCCGCATAGAGCTCGGCGCGCGGCTTCGCGCGGAGGGGCTCTACGACGGAGATATGCCGCTCGACATTCCGCGGGCGGCGGCGATGGTGAGGGGGATATCTCAATGA
- a CDS encoding tryptophan transporter, whose amino-acid sequence MNGTETGRERTVAVEERAAGLSVSQIMLVAVLLAAGAVMKFFIGSIFSAGMKPNFIIAMYCLAILLVRPRFKEAAVIGLLAGAVCQFFPGTPYLNFPSEMAGALVMALFAKMGGRFGGFLMPAISAFITTVVSGGVFMALLYALFFSGGATAPAPFAVFAGIIFGTAAVNCVIVQVLYIPIAAALKMRAAAR is encoded by the coding sequence ATGAACGGAACAGAGACAGGCAGAGAGAGAACAGTCGCAGTTGAGGAGAGGGCCGCGGGGCTATCAGTGTCACAGATAATGCTGGTGGCGGTGCTGCTGGCGGCGGGGGCGGTGATGAAGTTTTTCATCGGCTCGATATTTTCCGCGGGCATGAAGCCGAACTTCATCATCGCCATGTACTGCCTCGCGATCCTTCTGGTAAGGCCGCGCTTTAAGGAGGCGGCGGTCATCGGGCTGCTCGCGGGAGCGGTCTGCCAGTTTTTCCCCGGCACCCCATACCTCAACTTCCCCAGCGAGATGGCGGGGGCGCTCGTAATGGCGCTCTTCGCAAAGATGGGCGGCCGCTTCGGCGGTTTCCTGATGCCCGCGATTTCGGCCTTTATCACGACGGTGGTCAGCGGCGGCGTATTCATGGCGCTGCTCTACGCGCTCTTTTTCTCCGGCGGCGCGACGGCTCCCGCGCCCTTCGCGGTATTCGCGGGGATAATCTTCGGCACCGCCGCCGTCAACTGCGTCATCGTCCAGGTGCTTTATATACCGATCGCCGCCGCCCTCAAGATGCGCGCGGCGGCCAGATAG
- a CDS encoding Synerg-CTERM sorting domain-containing protein, with protein sequence MIVAYALGSYANNISISAGEFHGGITIQGYDKAPENFQITGGAFKSNPSKYLKDNYEAVVESDSLYHVRAKTPAPADIYSLKFERDAVEVLVGAPTRVTTTLTQNGTELPDYGLELAGEVPEWLELKFEGNAVVLTASEEGKCDVTISAMVGGAIKTRAALTVNAVKTQPTPGPIDPAPKPVKPVIGNVSDDVKAEIKPELAVTEGDPAKAAKNIGDALTVEQLTIKDGNTIVKPEVAVKAANKLGTLSSVTSKDVVALPVFTTPAIDAYKDKTIMISYEVLGSDLKAKKPADVKVMKILGAENGELFTYASAITKDMDKKFTVMKDDDSGTIFTGDIDGYTMYRLALFIKDGGKFDLDGKKDGAVADPTVILGAEKRAPSGGCNAGFGVLALLLSLAALPLVYKRKK encoded by the coding sequence ATGATAGTAGCATACGCCTTGGGATCGTATGCCAATAATATTTCAATATCCGCCGGTGAATTTCACGGGGGTATCACTATTCAAGGTTATGACAAAGCCCCGGAAAATTTTCAAATCACCGGAGGAGCATTTAAATCTAACCCGTCGAAATATCTAAAAGACAACTACGAAGCAGTAGTAGAATCAGACAGCCTATACCATGTCCGCGCAAAAACGCCCGCGCCCGCTGACATTTACAGCCTGAAATTCGAGCGTGACGCTGTCGAAGTGCTTGTCGGCGCTCCAACCCGTGTCACGACGACGCTTACACAAAATGGCACAGAGCTTCCGGATTACGGTTTAGAGTTGGCCGGAGAGGTGCCGGAATGGCTCGAATTAAAATTTGAAGGCAACGCGGTCGTCCTCACCGCCTCGGAAGAGGGGAAATGTGATGTCACCATATCCGCGATGGTCGGTGGGGCAATTAAAACAAGGGCCGCCTTGACGGTAAACGCCGTCAAGACACAGCCGACACCCGGCCCCATCGACCCCGCACCGAAACCCGTCAAACCGGTCATCGGCAACGTCTCCGACGATGTGAAGGCCGAGATCAAGCCGGAGCTGGCGGTGACTGAGGGCGACCCCGCCAAGGCCGCGAAAAATATCGGCGACGCGCTGACGGTGGAACAGCTTACGATTAAGGACGGCAATACGATCGTAAAGCCGGAGGTGGCGGTCAAGGCGGCAAACAAGCTGGGGACGCTCAGCAGCGTGACCTCGAAGGACGTCGTCGCCCTGCCGGTATTCACAACGCCCGCAATCGACGCCTATAAGGACAAGACGATAATGATCTCCTATGAGGTACTTGGCTCCGACCTCAAGGCGAAAAAGCCCGCCGACGTCAAGGTGATGAAGATTCTCGGAGCGGAAAATGGCGAGCTCTTTACCTACGCCTCCGCGATCACCAAAGATATGGATAAAAAGTTCACCGTCATGAAGGACGACGACAGCGGTACGATATTCACCGGCGATATAGACGGATATACCATGTACCGTCTCGCGCTCTTCATCAAGGATGGCGGTAAATTCGACCTCGACGGCAAAAAGGACGGCGCGGTCGCCGACCCGACGGTGATCCTGGGAGCGGAAAAGAGAGCCCCCAGCGGCGGCTGCAACGCGGGATTCGGCGTGCTTGCCCTGCTGCTCTCCCTCGCGGCGCTTCCCCTGGTGTACAAAAGGAAAAAGTAG
- a CDS encoding Ppx/GppA phosphatase family protein codes for MKKAVIDIGTNSVKLIIGESLQEDIIKIILDVNVITKLGEGMREDGRLSEAAMARTAQAVVKFADFARSQGAEEIVCVGTMALRTAENAGDFIETVRAAGGPEVRVLSGEEEAALSSRAVLNSIDGALRGEVLIFDTGGGSTEFVRAAGGEIERAFSVPVGAVTLTDEKFKSSPSDPRLVCSVIAALTRKFSEAGVSPGAAMMIGAGGNVTAIASVAAGLDRYDPNVIHGSALTREEIMRQTALYAKCTDEERREIKGLSPKRADIILGGACIILAAMEAAGAKEIVVSDRSLRHELLRKELSTDTKI; via the coding sequence ATGAAAAAAGCTGTAATCGATATCGGAACCAACTCGGTGAAGCTCATTATCGGAGAGAGTTTACAGGAAGACATCATAAAAATTATCTTGGACGTCAACGTGATAACCAAGCTCGGCGAAGGAATGCGGGAGGACGGCAGGCTCTCGGAGGCGGCGATGGCGCGCACGGCGCAGGCCGTCGTGAAATTCGCGGATTTCGCCCGCTCGCAGGGGGCGGAGGAGATCGTCTGCGTCGGTACGATGGCGCTGCGCACGGCGGAAAACGCCGGAGACTTCATCGAAACGGTGCGCGCGGCGGGCGGCCCGGAGGTGCGCGTCCTCTCCGGCGAAGAGGAGGCGGCGCTCTCCAGCCGCGCGGTGCTGAACAGCATAGACGGCGCCTTACGCGGCGAGGTCTTAATCTTCGACACCGGCGGCGGCAGCACGGAGTTCGTGCGCGCGGCGGGCGGCGAAATAGAGAGAGCGTTCAGCGTGCCGGTGGGCGCGGTGACGCTCACCGACGAAAAATTCAAAAGCTCGCCGTCCGACCCACGGCTGGTCTGCTCCGTGATCGCGGCGCTCACCAGGAAATTCTCCGAGGCGGGCGTCAGTCCGGGCGCGGCCATGATGATCGGCGCGGGCGGCAACGTCACCGCGATCGCCTCCGTAGCCGCCGGTCTTGATCGCTACGACCCCAACGTGATACATGGAAGCGCCCTCACGCGGGAAGAGATAATGCGCCAGACGGCGCTCTACGCAAAATGTACCGACGAAGAGCGCCGCGAAATAAAGGGACTTTCGCCGAAAAGAGCCGACATCATCCTCGGAGGGGCCTGTATCATCCTCGCCGCGATGGAGGCGGCGGGGGCCAAAGAGATCGTCGTCAGCGACCGCAGCCTGCGCCATGAGCTGCTGAGAAAAGAACTGAGTACGGATACTAAAATTTAA
- a CDS encoding DHH family phosphoesterase: protein MDKPLLHIISHTDLDGVAAAALAWHVHHHDRLVRISLTGYGDVDMLILETLAAGQEPLVLDLFCQREQTVDEIDKLWNDARRPFLFDHHKSTFERYGNRKWAVIDTNYCGALVYWRWLRENAKDERTQTVLAELEPVMKIANDRDLWLGEMPESRLWQALVTMCGQWGMLARLMDNPRAELSPVELAGAEEFTERQEARFALAKEHIWRSGSELAFVCDGVLEYGDVSDFCGLILDRDDNPPEVAAVAAKRFGGDWAVSMRSRDGLAGRVLALLKDGKKIRGGGHGDASALYFPRNYTQEQMRDSILAAIRVEKERNAAPKVTIGDLFKGLV, encoded by the coding sequence ATGGATAAACCTCTTCTTCATATAATCAGCCATACGGATCTCGACGGCGTCGCGGCGGCGGCGCTCGCCTGGCATGTCCATCACCATGACCGCCTCGTGCGTATCTCGCTCACCGGGTACGGCGATGTTGACATGCTGATTCTTGAGACGCTCGCGGCGGGACAGGAGCCGCTTGTGCTGGACCTCTTCTGCCAGCGCGAGCAGACGGTGGACGAGATTGACAAACTATGGAACGACGCCCGCCGTCCCTTCCTCTTCGACCACCACAAGAGCACCTTCGAGCGCTACGGCAACCGCAAGTGGGCCGTGATCGACACAAATTACTGCGGGGCCCTCGTCTATTGGCGGTGGCTGCGCGAAAACGCGAAGGATGAACGCACGCAGACGGTGCTTGCGGAGCTCGAACCGGTGATGAAGATCGCCAACGACCGCGACCTATGGCTCGGAGAGATGCCTGAGAGCCGCCTGTGGCAGGCTCTCGTAACGATGTGCGGCCAGTGGGGCATGCTGGCGCGTCTGATGGACAACCCGCGCGCGGAGCTCTCTCCCGTGGAGCTGGCCGGCGCGGAGGAGTTCACGGAGCGGCAGGAGGCGCGCTTTGCGCTGGCGAAGGAGCATATCTGGCGCTCCGGCAGCGAATTGGCGTTTGTCTGCGACGGCGTGCTGGAGTACGGCGACGTCTCCGACTTCTGCGGCTTGATCCTTGACCGCGACGACAATCCGCCCGAGGTTGCGGCGGTGGCCGCGAAGCGCTTCGGCGGCGACTGGGCGGTCTCGATGCGCAGCCGCGACGGCCTCGCGGGGCGGGTGCTGGCGCTGCTGAAGGACGGCAAGAAGATCCGCGGCGGCGGCCATGGCGACGCCTCCGCGCTCTATTTCCCGCGCAACTACACGCAGGAGCAGATGCGCGACTCGATACTGGCGGCGATCAGGGTCGAGAAGGAGCGCAACGCCGCGCCTAAGGTGACGATCGGCGATCTCTTTAAAGGACTTGTATGA